The Coregonus clupeaformis isolate EN_2021a chromosome 18, ASM2061545v1, whole genome shotgun sequence genome has a segment encoding these proteins:
- the LOC121587384 gene encoding prolactin-releasing peptide receptor-like — MEGSGNGLPVEMASPGPCMAGMEGNTSGQVFEVALQNGSSSKRSPQFVGVELLQSFKLLIIPCYVLVMLIGVFGNYLLLYVICHTRKMHNITNFFIGNLAFSDMLMCATCVPFTLAYAFNPRGWVFGRFMCYLVYLIQPVTVYVSVFTLTAIGIDRYYATVHPLKKRISVLACTYLLSGIWLLSCGLVAPAVAHTYHVEFKNDGFTICEEFWMGKERERLAYAYSTLFMTYVLPLSALCISYLCISVKLRNCVVPGHRTQSQAEAQRTRKRKTFRLITLVVAAFAVCWMPISVFNVLRDIDIDLIDKRYFLLIQLLCHMCAMSSSCCNPFLYAWLHNRFRAELRKMFTCHRRIGIPANNCATNSVNPFIPPFHPPAQDVFREWS, encoded by the exons ATGGAGGGCAGTGGCAATGGGTTGCCTGTAGAGATGGCCTCCCCTGGGCCGTGTATGGCTGGCATGGAGGGGAACACCAGTGGGCAGGTGTTTGAGGTGGCGCTGCAGAACGGCTCCTCGTCCAAACGTAGCCCTCAGTTTGTGGGGGTGGAGCTGCTGCAGTCCTTCAAGCTGCTCATCATCCCCTGCTATGTCCTGGTGATGCTGATCGGGGTGTTCGGCAACTACCTGCTGCTCTATGTCATCTGCCACACCCGCAAGATGCACAACATCACTAACTTCTTCATTGGAAACCTGGCCTTCTCCGACATGCTGATGTGTGCCACCTGCGTCCCTTTCACCTTGGCCTATGCCTTCAACCCCCGCGGCTGGGTGTTTGGGAGGTTCATGTGCTACCTGGTTTACCTCATCCAGCCAGTGACCGTCTATGTGTCTGTCTTTACTCTCACTGCTATTGGTATTGACAG GTACTATGCCACAGTTCACCCTCTGAAGAAGCGGATCTCAGTGCTGGCGTGTACCTACCTCCTATCTGGAATCTGGCTGCTCTCCTGTGGTCTTGTGGCCCCGGCCGTGGCCCACACCTACCATGTTGAGTTCAAGAACGACGGCTTTACCATCTGTGAGGAGTTCTGGAtgggcaaggagagagagaggttggccTACGCATACAGCACACTTTTCATGACCTACGTCCTGCCTCTGTCTGCCCTCTGCATCTCTTACCTCTGCATCTCTGTCAAGCTCCGTAACTGTGTGGTGCCTGGCCATCGCACCCAGAGCCAGGCCGAGGCCCAGCGAACCCGCAAGCGCAAGACCTTCCGTCTGATCACCCTGGTGGTGGCGGCCTTCGCCGTGTGCTGGATGCCCATCAGTGTGTTCAACGTGTTGCGGGACATTGACATTGACCTGATCGACAAGCGCTACTTCCTGCTCATCCAGCTGCTGTGCCACATGTGTGCCATGAGCTCGTCCTGCTGTAACCCGTTCCTGTACGCCTGGCTGCATAACCGCTTTCGCGCCGAGCTGCGCAAGATGTTCACCTGCCACCGCCGCATCGGCATCCCTGCAAACAACTGTGCCACAAACAGTGTGAACCCCTTCATCCCACCCTTCCACCCACCCGCACAGGATGTGTTCAGAGAATGGTCTTAA